A region from the Gavia stellata isolate bGavSte3 chromosome 2, bGavSte3.hap2, whole genome shotgun sequence genome encodes:
- the BCLAF1 gene encoding bcl-2-associated transcription factor 1 isoform X3: MGRSNSRSHSSRSKSRSQSSSRSRSRSHSRKKRYSSRSRSRTYSRSRSRDRVYSRDYRRDYRNNRGMRRPYGYRGRGRGYYQGGGGRYHRGGYRPVWNRRHSRSPRRGRSRSRSPKRRSVSSQRSRSRSRRSYRSSRSPRSSSSRSSSPYSKSPVSSKRRASLEKQAKKTEGAPLQDSPLKNKSQDEQKDTFEHDPSESLDDFNKSSAASGDIWPGLSAYDNSPRSPHSPSIATPPSQSSSCSDAPLLSTAHSAKDTPQHSHSIQHSPERSGSGSLGNGSSRYSPSQNSPLHHIPSRRSPAKTIPSQSAPREEARVRSFYPEGGEQETAKGGKFMKSPPLHKNLDAREKSTFREESPLRIKMIASDSHRPEVKLKMAPVPLDDSNRPASLTKDRLLASTLVHSVKKEQEFRSIFDHIKLPQASKSTSESFIQHIVSLVHHVKEQYFKSAGMTLNERFTAYQKATEEHCTRQKSPEIHRRIDISPSTLRKHTRLAGEERVFKEESQKGDKKLRCDSADLRHDIDRRRKERSKERGDSKGSRESSGSRKQEKTPKDYKDYKTYKDDSKQKRDQDRARSSPSSSPSSSSSSSREEKDCKKERDEEFKTHHEQKEYSGFAGVNRPRGTFFRIRGRGRARGVFAGTNTGPSNSNTTFQKRPKEEEWDPEYTPKSKKYFLHDDRDDGVDYWAKRGRGRGTFQRGRGRFNFKKSGSSPKWTHDKYQGDGIVEDEEETIENNEEKDRRKEEKE; the protein is encoded by the exons ttctAGGTCTCGGTCAAGGACATATTCACGATCTCGCAGCAGGGATCGTGTTTATTCTAGAGATTATCGCAGAGATTACAGAAATAATAGAGGAATGAGACGTCCCTATGGTTACAGAGGAAGAGGTAGAGGGTATTATCAAGGAGGAGGTGGTAGATACCATCGTGGAGGTTATAGGCCTGTCTGGAACCGAAGACACTCCCGAAGCCCTAGGCGTGGCCGTTCACGTTCCAGAAGTCCAAAACGAAGGTCTGTGTCTTCCCAGAGGTCCCGGAGCAGATCTCGTCGATCTTACAGATCTTCCAGGTCCCCGAGGTCCTCTTCATCTCGTTCTTCATCCCCATACAGCAAATCACCTGTCTCTTCCAAAAGACGTGCGTCTCTGGAAAAGCAggcaaagaaaactgaagggGCTCCTTTGCAAGATAGccctttgaaaaataaatcacaagaTGAACAGAAAGATACATTTGAACATGACCCATCAGAGTCTCTTGACGATTTTAACAAATCATCAGCAGCTTCTGGCGACATTTGGCCTGGCCTTTCAGCGTATGATAACAGTCCAAGGTCACCCCATAGTCCTTCTATTGCCACCCCACCTAGTCAGAGTTCATCTTGCTCTGATGCCCCTTTGCTTAGTACAGCCCACTCAGCAAAGGACACACCTCAACATTCCCATTCCATTCAGCATAGTCCTGAGAGGTCTGGCTCTGGTTCTCTTGGAAATGGTTCTAGCCGTTACAGTCCTTCTCAGAATAGCCCATTGCATCACATCCCTTCGAGGAGAAGCCCTGCAAAGACAATCCCATCACAGAGTGCTCCCCGTGAGGAGGCTCGAGTGCGGTCGTTTTATCCTGAGGGTGGTGAACAGGAAACTGCAAAAGGTGGAAAGTTTATGAAAAG TCCCCCTCTACACAAGAATCTGGATGCGAGAGAAAAATCCACCTTCAGAGAGGAGAGCCCACTTAGGATCAAAATGATAGCCAGTGACTCCCATCGTCCTGAAGTTAAACTCAAAATGGCACCAGTACCTCTTGATGATTCCAATAG ACCTGCTTCCTTGACTAAAGACAGGCTGCTTGCTAGCACACTTGTCCATTCCGTCAAGAAGGAGCAAGAGTTCCGATCCATCTTTGACCACATTAAGTTGCCACAGGCCAGCAAAAGCACGTCAGAGTCATTTATTCAGCACATTGTGTCCTTGGTTCATCATGTCAAAG AGCAATACTTCAAGTCAGCTGGAATGACCCTAAATGAGAGGTTCACTGCATATCAAAAAGCTACTGAAGAACACTGCACCCGGCAAAAGAGCCCAGAAATACATAG gAGGATTGACATCTCTCCAAGTACCCTGAGGAAGCATACCCGTTTAGCAGGTGAAGAGAGAgtctttaaagaagaaagtcaAAAA GGAGATAAAAAATTAAGGTGCGATTCTGCTGATCTTCGGCATGACATTGACCGACGTAGAAAAGAGCGAAGTAAAGAGCGAGGAGACTCAAAGGGTTCCAGGGAATCCAGTGGGTcgagaaagcaggagaaaactCCGAAAGATTACAAGGATTACAAAACTTACAAAGATGACAG caaacaaaaaagagatCAAGACCGTGCTCGGTCCTCCCCATCTTCCTCCCCATCTTCTTCCTCATCCAGTTCTCGAGAAGAAAAGGAttgcaagaaagaaagagatgaagagTTCAAAACCCACCATGAACAGAAAGAATACTCTGGTTTTGCAGGAGTCAACAGGCCAAGAGGCACCTTT TTTCGAATTAGGGGCAGAGGAAGAGCCAGAGGAGTCTTTGCTGGAACAAATACTGGTCCCAGCAACTCAAATACTACTTTTCAGAAGAGACCGAAGGAAGAGGAATGGGATCCTGAATATACcccaaaaagcaagaaatacttCTTG CATGATGACAGAGACGATGGTGTGGATTATTGGGCCAAAAGAGGAAGAGGCCGTGGTACTTTCCAGCGTGGCAGAGGGcgttttaactttaaaaagtcaGGTAGCAGTCCAAAGTGGACACATGACAAATATCAAGGGGATGGGATTgtggaagatgaagaagaaacgATTGAgaataatgaagaaaaggacagacgcaaagaggaaaag gAATAA
- the BCLAF1 gene encoding bcl-2-associated transcription factor 1 isoform X4: MGRSNSRSHSSRSKSRSQSSSRSRSRSHSRKKRYSSRSRSRTYSRSRSRDRVYSRDYRRDYRNNRGMRRPYGYRGRGRGYYQGGGGRYHRGGYRPVWNRRHSRSPRRGRSRSRSPKRRSVSSQRSRSRSRRSYRSSRSPRSSSSRSSSPYSKSPVSSKRRASLEKQAKKTEGAPLQDSPLKNKSQDEQKDTFEHDPSESLDDFNKSSAASGDIWPGLSAYDNSPRSPHSPSIATPPSQSSSCSDAPLLSTAHSAKDTPQHSHSIQHSPERSGSGSLGNGSSRYSPSQNSPLHHIPSRRSPAKTIPSQSAPREEARVRSFYPEGGEQETAKGGKFMKSPPLHKNLDAREKSTFREESPLRIKMIASDSHRPEVKLKMAPVPLDDSNRPASLTKDRLLASTLVHSVKKEQEFRSIFDHIKLPQASKSTSESFIQHIVSLVHHVKEQYFKSAGMTLNERFTAYQKATEEHCTRQKSPEIHRIDISPSTLRKHTRLAGEERVFKEESQKGDKKLRCDSADLRHDIDRRRKERSKERGDSKGSRESSGSRKQEKTPKDYKDYKTYKDDSKQKRDQDRARSSPSSSPSSSSSSSREEKDCKKERDEEFKTHHEQKEYSGFAGVNRPRGTFFRIRGRGRARGVFAGTNTGPSNSNTTFQKRPKEEEWDPEYTPKSKKYFLHDDRDDGVDYWAKRGRGRGTFQRGRGRFNFKKSGSSPKWTHDKYQGDGIVEDEEETIENNEEKDRRKEEKE; this comes from the exons ttctAGGTCTCGGTCAAGGACATATTCACGATCTCGCAGCAGGGATCGTGTTTATTCTAGAGATTATCGCAGAGATTACAGAAATAATAGAGGAATGAGACGTCCCTATGGTTACAGAGGAAGAGGTAGAGGGTATTATCAAGGAGGAGGTGGTAGATACCATCGTGGAGGTTATAGGCCTGTCTGGAACCGAAGACACTCCCGAAGCCCTAGGCGTGGCCGTTCACGTTCCAGAAGTCCAAAACGAAGGTCTGTGTCTTCCCAGAGGTCCCGGAGCAGATCTCGTCGATCTTACAGATCTTCCAGGTCCCCGAGGTCCTCTTCATCTCGTTCTTCATCCCCATACAGCAAATCACCTGTCTCTTCCAAAAGACGTGCGTCTCTGGAAAAGCAggcaaagaaaactgaagggGCTCCTTTGCAAGATAGccctttgaaaaataaatcacaagaTGAACAGAAAGATACATTTGAACATGACCCATCAGAGTCTCTTGACGATTTTAACAAATCATCAGCAGCTTCTGGCGACATTTGGCCTGGCCTTTCAGCGTATGATAACAGTCCAAGGTCACCCCATAGTCCTTCTATTGCCACCCCACCTAGTCAGAGTTCATCTTGCTCTGATGCCCCTTTGCTTAGTACAGCCCACTCAGCAAAGGACACACCTCAACATTCCCATTCCATTCAGCATAGTCCTGAGAGGTCTGGCTCTGGTTCTCTTGGAAATGGTTCTAGCCGTTACAGTCCTTCTCAGAATAGCCCATTGCATCACATCCCTTCGAGGAGAAGCCCTGCAAAGACAATCCCATCACAGAGTGCTCCCCGTGAGGAGGCTCGAGTGCGGTCGTTTTATCCTGAGGGTGGTGAACAGGAAACTGCAAAAGGTGGAAAGTTTATGAAAAG TCCCCCTCTACACAAGAATCTGGATGCGAGAGAAAAATCCACCTTCAGAGAGGAGAGCCCACTTAGGATCAAAATGATAGCCAGTGACTCCCATCGTCCTGAAGTTAAACTCAAAATGGCACCAGTACCTCTTGATGATTCCAATAG ACCTGCTTCCTTGACTAAAGACAGGCTGCTTGCTAGCACACTTGTCCATTCCGTCAAGAAGGAGCAAGAGTTCCGATCCATCTTTGACCACATTAAGTTGCCACAGGCCAGCAAAAGCACGTCAGAGTCATTTATTCAGCACATTGTGTCCTTGGTTCATCATGTCAAAG AGCAATACTTCAAGTCAGCTGGAATGACCCTAAATGAGAGGTTCACTGCATATCAAAAAGCTACTGAAGAACACTGCACCCGGCAAAAGAGCCCAGAAATACATAG GATTGACATCTCTCCAAGTACCCTGAGGAAGCATACCCGTTTAGCAGGTGAAGAGAGAgtctttaaagaagaaagtcaAAAA GGAGATAAAAAATTAAGGTGCGATTCTGCTGATCTTCGGCATGACATTGACCGACGTAGAAAAGAGCGAAGTAAAGAGCGAGGAGACTCAAAGGGTTCCAGGGAATCCAGTGGGTcgagaaagcaggagaaaactCCGAAAGATTACAAGGATTACAAAACTTACAAAGATGACAG caaacaaaaaagagatCAAGACCGTGCTCGGTCCTCCCCATCTTCCTCCCCATCTTCTTCCTCATCCAGTTCTCGAGAAGAAAAGGAttgcaagaaagaaagagatgaagagTTCAAAACCCACCATGAACAGAAAGAATACTCTGGTTTTGCAGGAGTCAACAGGCCAAGAGGCACCTTT TTTCGAATTAGGGGCAGAGGAAGAGCCAGAGGAGTCTTTGCTGGAACAAATACTGGTCCCAGCAACTCAAATACTACTTTTCAGAAGAGACCGAAGGAAGAGGAATGGGATCCTGAATATACcccaaaaagcaagaaatacttCTTG CATGATGACAGAGACGATGGTGTGGATTATTGGGCCAAAAGAGGAAGAGGCCGTGGTACTTTCCAGCGTGGCAGAGGGcgttttaactttaaaaagtcaGGTAGCAGTCCAAAGTGGACACATGACAAATATCAAGGGGATGGGATTgtggaagatgaagaagaaacgATTGAgaataatgaagaaaaggacagacgcaaagaggaaaag gAATAA
- the BCLAF1 gene encoding bcl-2-associated transcription factor 1 isoform X2 yields MGRSNSRSHSSRSKSRSQSSSRSRSRSHSRKKRYSSRSRSRTYSRSRSRDRVYSRDYRRDYRNNRGMRRPYGYRGRGRGYYQGGGGRYHRGGYRPVWNRRHSRSPRRGRSRSRSPKRRSVSSQRSRSRSRRSYRSSRSPRSSSSRSSSPYSKSPVSSKRRASLEKQAKKTEGAPLQDSPLKNKSQDEQKDTFEHDPSESLDDFNKSSAASGDIWPGLSAYDNSPRSPHSPSIATPPSQSSSCSDAPLLSTAHSAKDTPQHSHSIQHSPERSGSGSLGNGSSRYSPSQNSPLHHIPSRRSPAKTIPSQSAPREEARVRSFYPEGGEQETAKGGKFMKRYTDEESRVYLLDRGNTREKEAQKERGSEKGRTEGEREWEEQETLDFFVDKETGKEKFNDSEGEDTEETEDYRQFRKSVLADQGKNFPTASHRNAEEEGTKYKSKISIKGSRESDGFRDEKSYKLKETGYVVERPSATKDKHKEEDKSSERLMMKKETQSPEQVKSEKLKELFDYSPPLHKNLDAREKSTFREESPLRIKMIASDSHRPEVKLKMAPVPLDDSNRPASLTKDRLLASTLVHSVKKEQEFRSIFDHIKLPQASKSTSESFIQHIVSLVHHVKEQYFKSAGMTLNERFTAYQKATEEHCTRQKSPEIHRIDISPSTLRKHTRLAGEERVFKEESQKGDKKLRCDSADLRHDIDRRRKERSKERGDSKGSRESSGSRKQEKTPKDYKDYKTYKDDSKQKRDQDRARSSPSSSPSSSSSSSREEKDCKKERDEEFKTHHEQKEYSGFAGVNRPRGTFFRIRGRGRARGVFAGTNTGPSNSNTTFQKRPKEEEWDPEYTPKSKKYFLHDDRDDGVDYWAKRGRGRGTFQRGRGRFNFKKSGSSPKWTHDKYQGDGIVEDEEETIENNEEKDRRKEEKE; encoded by the exons ttctAGGTCTCGGTCAAGGACATATTCACGATCTCGCAGCAGGGATCGTGTTTATTCTAGAGATTATCGCAGAGATTACAGAAATAATAGAGGAATGAGACGTCCCTATGGTTACAGAGGAAGAGGTAGAGGGTATTATCAAGGAGGAGGTGGTAGATACCATCGTGGAGGTTATAGGCCTGTCTGGAACCGAAGACACTCCCGAAGCCCTAGGCGTGGCCGTTCACGTTCCAGAAGTCCAAAACGAAGGTCTGTGTCTTCCCAGAGGTCCCGGAGCAGATCTCGTCGATCTTACAGATCTTCCAGGTCCCCGAGGTCCTCTTCATCTCGTTCTTCATCCCCATACAGCAAATCACCTGTCTCTTCCAAAAGACGTGCGTCTCTGGAAAAGCAggcaaagaaaactgaagggGCTCCTTTGCAAGATAGccctttgaaaaataaatcacaagaTGAACAGAAAGATACATTTGAACATGACCCATCAGAGTCTCTTGACGATTTTAACAAATCATCAGCAGCTTCTGGCGACATTTGGCCTGGCCTTTCAGCGTATGATAACAGTCCAAGGTCACCCCATAGTCCTTCTATTGCCACCCCACCTAGTCAGAGTTCATCTTGCTCTGATGCCCCTTTGCTTAGTACAGCCCACTCAGCAAAGGACACACCTCAACATTCCCATTCCATTCAGCATAGTCCTGAGAGGTCTGGCTCTGGTTCTCTTGGAAATGGTTCTAGCCGTTACAGTCCTTCTCAGAATAGCCCATTGCATCACATCCCTTCGAGGAGAAGCCCTGCAAAGACAATCCCATCACAGAGTGCTCCCCGTGAGGAGGCTCGAGTGCGGTCGTTTTATCCTGAGGGTGGTGAACAGGAAACTGCAAAAGGTGGAAAGTTTATGAAAAG GTACACAGATGAAGAGTCTAGAGTATACCTGCTTGATAGGGGTAATACCAGGGAGAAGGAGGCCCAGAAGGAGAGAGGATCAGAAAAAgggaggacagagggagaaagggaatgGGAGGAACAGGAAACTTTAGATTTTTTCGTTGATAAAGagactgggaaagaaaagtttaatgACTCTGAAGGGGAGGACACAGAGGAGACAGAGGATTACAGACAGTTCAGAAAGTCTGTCCTGGCAGATCAGGGTAAAAATTTTCCTACTGCATCTCACCGGaatgctgaggaggaaggaaccAAATACAAATCTAAAATATCAATCAAGGGCAGTAGAGAGAGCGATGGATTTAGAGATGAGAAAAGTTATAAGCTTAAAGAGACTGGCTATGTAGTGGAAAGGCCTAGTGCAACAAAAGATAAGCACAAGGAAGAAGACAAAAGTTCGGAGAGACTAatgatgaagaaagaaactCAGTCACCTGAGCAGGTAAAGTCTGAAAAGCTCAAAGAACTCTTTGATTACAGTCCCCCTCTACACAAGAATCTGGATGCGAGAGAAAAATCCACCTTCAGAGAGGAGAGCCCACTTAGGATCAAAATGATAGCCAGTGACTCCCATCGTCCTGAAGTTAAACTCAAAATGGCACCAGTACCTCTTGATGATTCCAATAG ACCTGCTTCCTTGACTAAAGACAGGCTGCTTGCTAGCACACTTGTCCATTCCGTCAAGAAGGAGCAAGAGTTCCGATCCATCTTTGACCACATTAAGTTGCCACAGGCCAGCAAAAGCACGTCAGAGTCATTTATTCAGCACATTGTGTCCTTGGTTCATCATGTCAAAG AGCAATACTTCAAGTCAGCTGGAATGACCCTAAATGAGAGGTTCACTGCATATCAAAAAGCTACTGAAGAACACTGCACCCGGCAAAAGAGCCCAGAAATACATAG GATTGACATCTCTCCAAGTACCCTGAGGAAGCATACCCGTTTAGCAGGTGAAGAGAGAgtctttaaagaagaaagtcaAAAA GGAGATAAAAAATTAAGGTGCGATTCTGCTGATCTTCGGCATGACATTGACCGACGTAGAAAAGAGCGAAGTAAAGAGCGAGGAGACTCAAAGGGTTCCAGGGAATCCAGTGGGTcgagaaagcaggagaaaactCCGAAAGATTACAAGGATTACAAAACTTACAAAGATGACAG caaacaaaaaagagatCAAGACCGTGCTCGGTCCTCCCCATCTTCCTCCCCATCTTCTTCCTCATCCAGTTCTCGAGAAGAAAAGGAttgcaagaaagaaagagatgaagagTTCAAAACCCACCATGAACAGAAAGAATACTCTGGTTTTGCAGGAGTCAACAGGCCAAGAGGCACCTTT TTTCGAATTAGGGGCAGAGGAAGAGCCAGAGGAGTCTTTGCTGGAACAAATACTGGTCCCAGCAACTCAAATACTACTTTTCAGAAGAGACCGAAGGAAGAGGAATGGGATCCTGAATATACcccaaaaagcaagaaatacttCTTG CATGATGACAGAGACGATGGTGTGGATTATTGGGCCAAAAGAGGAAGAGGCCGTGGTACTTTCCAGCGTGGCAGAGGGcgttttaactttaaaaagtcaGGTAGCAGTCCAAAGTGGACACATGACAAATATCAAGGGGATGGGATTgtggaagatgaagaagaaacgATTGAgaataatgaagaaaaggacagacgcaaagaggaaaag gAATAA
- the BCLAF1 gene encoding bcl-2-associated transcription factor 1 isoform X1, with amino-acid sequence MGRSNSRSHSSRSKSRSQSSSRSRSRSHSRKKRYSSRSRSRTYSRSRSRDRVYSRDYRRDYRNNRGMRRPYGYRGRGRGYYQGGGGRYHRGGYRPVWNRRHSRSPRRGRSRSRSPKRRSVSSQRSRSRSRRSYRSSRSPRSSSSRSSSPYSKSPVSSKRRASLEKQAKKTEGAPLQDSPLKNKSQDEQKDTFEHDPSESLDDFNKSSAASGDIWPGLSAYDNSPRSPHSPSIATPPSQSSSCSDAPLLSTAHSAKDTPQHSHSIQHSPERSGSGSLGNGSSRYSPSQNSPLHHIPSRRSPAKTIPSQSAPREEARVRSFYPEGGEQETAKGGKFMKRYTDEESRVYLLDRGNTREKEAQKERGSEKGRTEGEREWEEQETLDFFVDKETGKEKFNDSEGEDTEETEDYRQFRKSVLADQGKNFPTASHRNAEEEGTKYKSKISIKGSRESDGFRDEKSYKLKETGYVVERPSATKDKHKEEDKSSERLMMKKETQSPEQVKSEKLKELFDYSPPLHKNLDAREKSTFREESPLRIKMIASDSHRPEVKLKMAPVPLDDSNRPASLTKDRLLASTLVHSVKKEQEFRSIFDHIKLPQASKSTSESFIQHIVSLVHHVKEQYFKSAGMTLNERFTAYQKATEEHCTRQKSPEIHRRIDISPSTLRKHTRLAGEERVFKEESQKGDKKLRCDSADLRHDIDRRRKERSKERGDSKGSRESSGSRKQEKTPKDYKDYKTYKDDSKQKRDQDRARSSPSSSPSSSSSSSREEKDCKKERDEEFKTHHEQKEYSGFAGVNRPRGTFFRIRGRGRARGVFAGTNTGPSNSNTTFQKRPKEEEWDPEYTPKSKKYFLHDDRDDGVDYWAKRGRGRGTFQRGRGRFNFKKSGSSPKWTHDKYQGDGIVEDEEETIENNEEKDRRKEEKE; translated from the exons ttctAGGTCTCGGTCAAGGACATATTCACGATCTCGCAGCAGGGATCGTGTTTATTCTAGAGATTATCGCAGAGATTACAGAAATAATAGAGGAATGAGACGTCCCTATGGTTACAGAGGAAGAGGTAGAGGGTATTATCAAGGAGGAGGTGGTAGATACCATCGTGGAGGTTATAGGCCTGTCTGGAACCGAAGACACTCCCGAAGCCCTAGGCGTGGCCGTTCACGTTCCAGAAGTCCAAAACGAAGGTCTGTGTCTTCCCAGAGGTCCCGGAGCAGATCTCGTCGATCTTACAGATCTTCCAGGTCCCCGAGGTCCTCTTCATCTCGTTCTTCATCCCCATACAGCAAATCACCTGTCTCTTCCAAAAGACGTGCGTCTCTGGAAAAGCAggcaaagaaaactgaagggGCTCCTTTGCAAGATAGccctttgaaaaataaatcacaagaTGAACAGAAAGATACATTTGAACATGACCCATCAGAGTCTCTTGACGATTTTAACAAATCATCAGCAGCTTCTGGCGACATTTGGCCTGGCCTTTCAGCGTATGATAACAGTCCAAGGTCACCCCATAGTCCTTCTATTGCCACCCCACCTAGTCAGAGTTCATCTTGCTCTGATGCCCCTTTGCTTAGTACAGCCCACTCAGCAAAGGACACACCTCAACATTCCCATTCCATTCAGCATAGTCCTGAGAGGTCTGGCTCTGGTTCTCTTGGAAATGGTTCTAGCCGTTACAGTCCTTCTCAGAATAGCCCATTGCATCACATCCCTTCGAGGAGAAGCCCTGCAAAGACAATCCCATCACAGAGTGCTCCCCGTGAGGAGGCTCGAGTGCGGTCGTTTTATCCTGAGGGTGGTGAACAGGAAACTGCAAAAGGTGGAAAGTTTATGAAAAG GTACACAGATGAAGAGTCTAGAGTATACCTGCTTGATAGGGGTAATACCAGGGAGAAGGAGGCCCAGAAGGAGAGAGGATCAGAAAAAgggaggacagagggagaaagggaatgGGAGGAACAGGAAACTTTAGATTTTTTCGTTGATAAAGagactgggaaagaaaagtttaatgACTCTGAAGGGGAGGACACAGAGGAGACAGAGGATTACAGACAGTTCAGAAAGTCTGTCCTGGCAGATCAGGGTAAAAATTTTCCTACTGCATCTCACCGGaatgctgaggaggaaggaaccAAATACAAATCTAAAATATCAATCAAGGGCAGTAGAGAGAGCGATGGATTTAGAGATGAGAAAAGTTATAAGCTTAAAGAGACTGGCTATGTAGTGGAAAGGCCTAGTGCAACAAAAGATAAGCACAAGGAAGAAGACAAAAGTTCGGAGAGACTAatgatgaagaaagaaactCAGTCACCTGAGCAGGTAAAGTCTGAAAAGCTCAAAGAACTCTTTGATTACAGTCCCCCTCTACACAAGAATCTGGATGCGAGAGAAAAATCCACCTTCAGAGAGGAGAGCCCACTTAGGATCAAAATGATAGCCAGTGACTCCCATCGTCCTGAAGTTAAACTCAAAATGGCACCAGTACCTCTTGATGATTCCAATAG ACCTGCTTCCTTGACTAAAGACAGGCTGCTTGCTAGCACACTTGTCCATTCCGTCAAGAAGGAGCAAGAGTTCCGATCCATCTTTGACCACATTAAGTTGCCACAGGCCAGCAAAAGCACGTCAGAGTCATTTATTCAGCACATTGTGTCCTTGGTTCATCATGTCAAAG AGCAATACTTCAAGTCAGCTGGAATGACCCTAAATGAGAGGTTCACTGCATATCAAAAAGCTACTGAAGAACACTGCACCCGGCAAAAGAGCCCAGAAATACATAG gAGGATTGACATCTCTCCAAGTACCCTGAGGAAGCATACCCGTTTAGCAGGTGAAGAGAGAgtctttaaagaagaaagtcaAAAA GGAGATAAAAAATTAAGGTGCGATTCTGCTGATCTTCGGCATGACATTGACCGACGTAGAAAAGAGCGAAGTAAAGAGCGAGGAGACTCAAAGGGTTCCAGGGAATCCAGTGGGTcgagaaagcaggagaaaactCCGAAAGATTACAAGGATTACAAAACTTACAAAGATGACAG caaacaaaaaagagatCAAGACCGTGCTCGGTCCTCCCCATCTTCCTCCCCATCTTCTTCCTCATCCAGTTCTCGAGAAGAAAAGGAttgcaagaaagaaagagatgaagagTTCAAAACCCACCATGAACAGAAAGAATACTCTGGTTTTGCAGGAGTCAACAGGCCAAGAGGCACCTTT TTTCGAATTAGGGGCAGAGGAAGAGCCAGAGGAGTCTTTGCTGGAACAAATACTGGTCCCAGCAACTCAAATACTACTTTTCAGAAGAGACCGAAGGAAGAGGAATGGGATCCTGAATATACcccaaaaagcaagaaatacttCTTG CATGATGACAGAGACGATGGTGTGGATTATTGGGCCAAAAGAGGAAGAGGCCGTGGTACTTTCCAGCGTGGCAGAGGGcgttttaactttaaaaagtcaGGTAGCAGTCCAAAGTGGACACATGACAAATATCAAGGGGATGGGATTgtggaagatgaagaagaaacgATTGAgaataatgaagaaaaggacagacgcaaagaggaaaag gAATAA
- the MTFR2 gene encoding mitochondrial fission regulator 2 encodes MALVLDLLRRVLEYCGWPPDQAVFLETLIFNSSISHTIRTYLPSAISSRRRFQQLYAVIRKYQVKVTSVCQKKEYGSTRSVVRRLGTILSIEPYPRPYFQLVRDPSPLGYDEQSTAPPPVAPSLADVLWVANDEGQAFTRLRTELWRKEESTAYRDLRPSIDSLQSIPKNSTQKDSLVDQEALQKISALEDELTFLRAQIAAIVSAQTLGSIPSQAFKAFSTPGGFYPVSAMTSTPLSVSHNHFAIPSPPPLPSGIPTGVDPSNSAIELIKQRRAARNSGSTAADSADHQRTKNVPSMMDVLKDLNKVQLRAIERSPGGTPLSRPKKRQSSDWDPVALLTHALKQKFAHKDDDEDDSLDKENRSFDSSPFSSPEIPLVGRCSLKPNTKSSFIRTDEVKQVSTWKVRTHT; translated from the exons ATGGCGCTGGTGCTGGATCTTCTCAGGCGGGTGCTGGAGTACTGCGGCTGGCCGCCCGACCAG GCCGTGTTTTTGGAAACTCTCATATTCAACAGCAGTATCAGTCATACAATCAGAACATACCTTCCTTCAGCAATCTCATCAAGAAGGCGTTTCCAGCAGTTATATGCAGTCATAAGGAAGTATCAGGTCAAG GTCACATCTGTTTGCCAAAAAAAGGAATATGGATCCACTCGAAGTGTTGTCCGTAGACTTGGGACAATTCTTTCTATAGAGCCCTATCCAAGACCTTATTTTCAA cTTGTTCGAGACCCAAGTCCGTTGGGTTATGATGAACAAAGCACAGCTCCACCTCCTGTAGCTCCATCACTTGCTGATGTCCTGTGGGTGGCAAATGATGAGGGACAAGCATTTACTAGGCTTAG GACTGAATtatggagaaaagaagaaagtacaGCTTACCGCGACCTACGTCCATCTATAGATTCACTACAAAGTATTCCAAAAAACAGTACACAAAAAGACAGTCTCGTTGATCAAGAAGCACTCCAGAAAATTTCTGCACTTGAAGATGAGCTAACCTTTCTTCGTGCTCAGATTGCTGCGATTGTTTCAGCACAGACATTGGGAAGCATTCCGTCAC AAGCCTTTAAAGCATTCAGCACTCCAGGTGGATTTTACCCAGTGTCAGCCATGACTTCTACGCCATTGTCCGTCTCTCACAATCACTTTGCAATTCCCTCGCCTCCTCCACTTCCTTCTGGTATACCAACTGGTGTTGATCCTAGTAATTCAGCAATTGAACTTATAAAACAACGTCGTGCTGCAAGAAACAGTGGTTCAACTGCAGCTGATAGCGCTGATCACCAGAGGACAAAGAACGTTCCTAGTATGATGGATGTTTTGAAAGACCTAAACAAAGTTCAGTTGCGAGCTATTGAGAG gtcgCCTGGAGGTACTCCTCTTTCTAGACCCAAAAAGAGGCAAAGTTCAGATTGGGATCCAGTTGCTTTACTAACTCATGCACTAAAGCAGAAATTTGCACAtaaagatgatgatgaagatgattCCCTGGACAAAGAAAATCGATCTTTTGATAGCTCCCCATTTTCTAGTCCAGAGATCCCACTG GTTGGTCGTTGCAGTCTGAAGCCAAATACAAAATCTAGTTTTATAAGAACTGATGAAGTTAAACAGGTATCAACGTGGAAAGTGAGAACTCATACTTAA